A window from Erythrolamprus reginae isolate rEryReg1 chromosome 9, rEryReg1.hap1, whole genome shotgun sequence encodes these proteins:
- the SSTR5 gene encoding somatostatin receptor type 5: MDPLYPSTTFPDINASFFTNATDNGTDFSTSSSIRPVFIPIIYLLVCVIGLSGNTLVIYVVLRYAKMKTVTNIYILNLAIADVLFMLGLPFLATQNAISYWPFGMFTCRLVTAFDGINQFTSIFCLTVMSLDRYLAVVHPIKSTKWRQPRIAKLISVAVWTLSFLVVLPMIIFADVQEELHTCNMSWPDPIEIWSAVFIIYTSVLGFFGPLLVICLCYLLIVIKVKSSGIRVGSTRRRRSERKVTRMVVIIVVVFVFCWLPFYIVNIVNLIFILPEEPILVGIFSFVVVLSYANSCANPILYGFLSENFKQSFQKVLCLHKGNSIEDGDPTELRQEKSTHLKDVMLPQRSDNFNGHMLTSKV; this comes from the coding sequence ATGGATCCTTTGTACCCATCTACCACGTTTCCCGATATTAATGCCTCCTTTTTCACAAACGCAACAGACAATGGTACGGATTTTTCCACCTCCTCCAGTATCCGTCCCGTCTTCATACCAATAATTTACCTTCTGGTTTGTGTTATCGGACTGAGTGGGAACACCCTGGTCATCTACGTGGTTTTGCGTTATGCCAAAATGAAGACCGTGACCAACATCTACATTCTGAATTTAGCCATCGCTGATGTCCTCTTCATGTTGGGCTTGCCATTCCTCGCCACCCAAAATGCCATCTCCTACTGGCCCTTTGGAATGTTCACCTGTAGGCTAGTGACCGCTTTTGATGGGATTAACCAATTCACCAGCATCTTCTGCCTGACTGTCATGAGCCTTGACCGGTATCTTGCAGTGGTCCATCCTATTAAATCTACCAAGTGGCGCCAACCAAGAATAGCCAAATTGATCAGTGTGGCTGTCTGGACTTTATCCTTTTTGGTGGTCCTTCCCATGATTATATTTGCTGATGTCCAGGAAGAACTTCATACCTGTAACATGAGTTGGCCTGATCCGATTGAGATATGGTCAGCTGTATTTATCATCTATACATCGGTGCTGGGTTTCTTTGGTCCCTTGCTGGTGATATGCCTCTGCTATTTGTTGATTGTCATTAAAGTGAAATCTTCTGGGATCCGAGTTGGCTCTACAAGACGCCGGCGGTCAGAGCGGAAAGTGACCCGAATGGTGGTCATCATCGTTGTGGTCTTCGTTTTCTGCTGGCTTCCCTTCTACATTGTCAATATTGTCAATTTGATATTCATCTTGCCAGAGGAACCCATCTTGGTGGGTATCTTCTCTTTTGTGGTGGTTCTCTCTTATGCCAACAGCTGTGCCAATCCCATCCTCTATGGCTTCCTTTCGGAAAATTTCAAGCAGAGCTTTCAGAAGGTCCTGTGCCTCCATAAAGGCAACAGCATTGAAGACGGTGACCCCACCGAACTCCGGCAGGAGAAGAGTACCCACCTGAAGGACGTGATGCTGCCTCAGAGGAGCGACAACTTCAATGGGCACATGCTGACGAGCAAGGTGTAG